The stretch of DNA AGAATGGACCAACAAAGAAcagttcagaaaaaaaaaaggagaagaggGACATAGGGAATCAGGGAGGGAATAATTAATGTGTGGCGTGAAAAACGGGTTCAAAAGGCACCGTTGGTGCAACAACTGATGGTGCAATAGCGGGCTACTACAGTCGAGGCCGAGCAAGGCCAAATGTGTATGCTAGAGGGTGTGGAGAAGgtgtaaaatattgttttgTGTCAAAGTACGGCAGAGGAGAGGAATGATGAGACGTTACCAGCTGCAGATAATTCTTCATTGTTGGTGTTGGGGGTCCCTCTGCAGATGGAGGGGGTTAGTCGGAGGGAAGAGGGTGTTGATGGAAGGGGTAGTCCGATAGAATTATGTGAGATTGTAGAGTGTTGAGTCTCCTTCAAAAGTTTAGAACATCTCTCCTTTAGTTGATTTCTTAAGGTTGGATGGTGGTAATAGATTGGCTTGGGAAGAAGGAGGTTCATCCAGGGTTGTAGATGACCTACTGGCGCTAGAAGGTGCAGGTTCGGACTATGTAATAGAGGAGGACTAGATGTCAGAccatgatgaaaatgttttgcttACTCAGTTTGCAAAAGAGAAGGTTTGTGGTTCTGAAATCTTGACACTATGAAGTATTTTGAGCATTTTCTCACTAGGGCAAGCGCAACTCAAATTTCGGATTTATCTTCGTTAGTGAGTCCGGTACTTTTGGTGTATGAGAATGAAGACATTTGTAGACTTTCGACAGAGGTGGAGGTGCGTGAAGCATTGGAATCAATTCCAAAAAACAGTAGTCCAGGTCTTGATGGATTTGGATCggccttttttctttcatgttgggatattgtgaaggAAAATGTTGTGGAAGTGacgtgtaacgccccaaacctaGGTGGCTTgcagaattactacctgtcacttaagaacatgtttcccaacacaactaaaataaatcaccaaaaactttattagcaaaactcaatctcatgtattataaataaccacattgaaaactccacaaagttaTTACCGCagcaaaaataaactaaggagtccacaatctcccggtagtcataacaaaccaaactagtaatttcataagtcttactaaacccaagatataattaaatctaagagacattaaaacaaaagaacatcagaattcattcttctaacatcctctcctcagcttaatcatgctcaccaatctaatccaggtcctcagttggacacTCTACATcatctcaaaaaaaattatgaagatagggggtgagttatcaacaactcagtaagtagaggacatatgctagcgtgcaaacatgagcatttacaagtATAGCATGGAGAACAAAGTATTtttcagagttatcatgcagaacagaacatattttcaaaagtaacagagcgatggttttaagacaagtaaaaacgcatggtactttggcataacataaactgagcatcatcatcatatcaaaacagagcgTCTTACAGAGcaaagaccatgtttcacccacgtggtagggttgtgctatcgccggtggccaaaccaggcagagacagaggttaaatatttcccttattcttctcggagcctcgagtgtgcacacaggaaagaccacaataaaaccactttattttcaaagtgggtgcactcagagatagagaagttggtaccaacccaaacagagcagagcataacagagtagAGAAAAGCAGagagagtcagatacaaaattagtacaccatgccaaaggttttcaaataaaaaagagtaccaaaacataatcagatcattctcacatactgaaaataaaagtcagagcatctttctaaataaatgcacaatttttcagattctcaatatcgctcttttttcagatttcagagacaacatgacaaaatttagctcatgtctacacaatgcatgtcagaaagtattttctctttttcatacagatttcatgagtaatgcaaataagcgaccgaggttggtttttcccaagttctcatttcatcacaaaaatatgcaaagttttcagaaagtcaactttagtctcaataattcgtgtaaagtctagcataggaaccccgcttacctgactcctgtaGTGTATTATCTATGTCTTGAATTCGACGTCTAAAAATCTTGTCAcctattgatagaaaataaataaacactgAGTGTTAAAAGACAATTGACACAACTtccatctaaataattaaaatgcaaaatctcaaaccatattatagcaaaaacaactAACTAAAACAGCCATATAGTAATCTGGACAGCCTGcgcttcaacccaaaataccatatactaatctcaatattgacctatacacccaccaaagtcaacgtcaaacacaaacaatcaaaatatcaaccccacttCAACGGCCCCTAATtccaagcaatcatcacaactcaaccaaaacaacaacaatattactCCAAATAATTTAACCTCCACTCCAACAGGCGTATAAAAACCCGAACAGTACAAAAATAGCACCTACTCAACTCCGAGTATCCATTTGGTTTACTGCACATCCAACCCAAATTATTCAAAACTCCAAGATATTCCAACACAAGGTGTTTGCTTGCACACCAACAAAGCCTGAGAACTCACGGACtacatattaaaaatagaaatttcatTGAAGTGACTTGAAGTGAAAGTGTGTATGCGTGCGTAAGAGACCAAGAACGAGAATGGCTTACCAGCGAAAGTTAAATTCTCCCGTAATGGCTTCACTGGTTACACGAAAAAATCAAATCCGAAGACACACGAAAATGCAATACCCAAGAACCACAAGGCAACAACCAGAACTGCAagtgatgagaaagagagggtcGACTGAGAGAGTTGTAGTTTAGGGTCTTAGGGTCCTAATTGTAgaataaaagagagggagaaggagatACCTGTAggtagaaagaaaaaatcaccAAGTGGAAGTGGAAGAGCCGCGTCTGAAGAGGGAAAATCCAACTGCAGAAAACGGAGGCAcacgagagggagagagacgcacaaactctacaaaaatggAGGGACGCATGAGAGAGAAACTGATTAAGGGGGAAAAACCGAATGTGAGAAGAATGAAACGGAGAAAATGCTAGGCATTTACCTTCCGACTCAAGCACTAACCCAACGAAAAATAAGAGATGGAAACGTGAAGGGAAGTGGgtaacgtgagagagagagccacGGGGGAAaccaagaaaaaaggaaagaaaccgaaagagaaagaggggaaAAAGGAATCGGGAGGCAGCTGAGGAAGAAGACAATACTTacccaaaacggcgccgtttcgcACTCCTCCGAGGAAAGGGCTAGGCCCTTGCGCACGATCCGGCCTCACAACCCTTGGGCCTTACACTACGTGTGATTTTTTTTGGGGTAATTCTTTGTCGAGGTAttactcttcttcttttattgttctGATTCCGAAAATGCAGGAGTCAaagagttttgataaatttcgtcCGATTAGTTTGTGTTTGGTGgcttataagattttttcaaagatCTTAGTGAAGAGATTAACAGTGTATCTCCCTCTTATTATTTCTCACCAGCAGGGGCCTTTTATTCCAGGTAGAagcatttttgagaatatttcctTAGAGCAGGAGATGCTTCATTTGATAAATAAGAAAACTTGTGGTGGTAAtgtgatgatgaaaattgatatggcaaaaGCGTATGATATAGTGGACTGGAATTTTTTACTTGATGTTCTGGCGGTGTATGGCTCTATGAAAAAATTCTATGATTTGGTGGAGATGTGAATCAAATCTCCATGGTTTTCAATTTTGATGAATGGGACGTATAAGGGGTTTTTTCAGCCGTCAAGGGGTCTTCGTCAAGGTGATCCAttgtctccttatttgtttattttaatggaGGAGATTCTGTCCTATTTGTTGCACAAAGGGTTTGAGGAAGGTGGGATTGGGAGATTTTCTCAGCCCTGTGGTGCAcctttgatttctcatttgttgtatGCGGATGATctactaatttttttgaattgggaGAGGGGAACTCTTAAAGGAATTTCCAAGGTGCTAGATGTGTATTCTAGTTGGTTGGGGCAGCTGGTTAATCGTGATAAAGCAGCTatgttcttctaaaaaaaatcagtttacCTCGGCGCTCCAACCTTATGAGTTTTACGGGTTTGGAAGAAGGGAGTTTGCCCACATGGTATTTGGGTGCACCAATTGTCTCTGGGAGATTTACGGGCTGCATTTTAGAGCCCGTGGTGATTAAATTTCAGAATAAGGTGGTAGGTTGGAAGTGGCGCTTATTATCACAAGGTGGGCAGCTGATCCTACTTAAACATGGTCTTTCTTGTATGGCGACACATTTGCTAGCAATTTTGGATGTTCCGAAGATGGTGTTAAGTAAGCTgaattctattttatcaaatttcttttggggagagTCAAAAAGGAAATGGGTTTCATGGTCACAAATGTGTACACCAATGTTTgaaggtggggggggggggataggCGTTAGAAATTTTTCAGATGTTCAAAAAGCCATGCACATGAAATTTACTTGGAGACTTTTGTCAACAAGTAATTTGTGGGCGAGTTTCTTTAaagcaaaatatttgaaaggtgAGAATGTTTTGGTTTCTGAAGTTAAGAGTGGCGACTCTATGCGCCGGAAGTCTTGGAAAATATGTCTATCAAGGTGCGAGAGGGTAATGTTTCGTTTTGGTTTGATAAGTGGATGTGTAATGGACCTTTAGCTATTTCCAACTCTATGGTCTCTTGCCTGcagttgaaaattaaagactGCTGGGTTGATAACGTTTGCGATGAGTGGTTGTTAGAAAGCTTGGTTGGTTGCAATCAAGCAAGGGATATTATTGTTGAAGTTTTGGGTCATCGTTAAGGTAAAGTTATGTTAATCTGGCATCCAAATTGTTATGGTAGGTTCTCTTCGTCTTCGTTGTGGGATGTGATTCGGGTGAAGGGGCCTAAGTTGGAAGGAATGGAATGGATTTGGAGTAATCTTTTACCGAAAAAAGCTTCTATCTGCATGTGGAAATCATGGTTTAATTGTCTCCCACTAGATGCTCATGTTCAATCCATTGGTGTTCCTTTAGTTTCTCGTTGTAATTGTTGTGGTTTGGGTGAGATAGAGGATTGGGATCATGTTCTAAGTTCAGGTGATATAGCCAAAGAAATATGGAAGAGGGTGTAGATGGTGTTAGGCGTAAATTGCAGAGAGTTTACGAGCTGGTGAGGACGGGTTTACTACTGGTTTCAGTGTGCCAAGAAGTCATCCCAAAAGGGAGTGCTGATTTGGTTGATGTCAGTTTCAAAGCTCATGGAGATTATGGAAGTGGTTGTGCTTAGCTAGGATGGATGGGATATGTGATTCAGTGGACAGTGTATGGTTGTCTATTAAAACTTggatgagattgatttttggtAAGCTTTTGAAGGTTGGGGCTATGTCCTACTTGGACCGTGCTATCCTTAAGGAACTTGAGGTATCGGTTCTGCTTACAAATTTTCGGCGTCCTATGCAAATTTCTTGGAAGAGGCCAAGAGAAGGTTGGTTCAAGTTAAATGTTGATAGCTCTTGTTGAGGTAATTCGGGTAGCTGTGGGGACGGTGTAGTAGTGTAGAATGATAGAGGACGAGTTGTTGCAGGTTTTTTAGCAAAATTTGATTATGGTACAAATAATGAAGTTGAGCTTCGTGCATTATTTCATGGTTTATTACTTTGTAGGGACCTAGATATAAGGAAGTTAGAGATTGAGTGCAACTCGAAGTTGGTGGTACAGTGGTTGGAAAACTTTTCTTGTATAgtttggtatttatgggatGTTTGGGAAGAGCTTATTAAGGTTATTCATGACTTCGATTATACAATTACACATCAGTTTAGAGAAGGTAATAAAGTGATGGATTTTTTAGCAAGGCAGGGGGAGGAGGGGACAAATTGTACATTCATGGGTATAGATGATTTGCCCCTTCATTTGAGAGGTTTGATTAGATTGGATTATCTTGGCTTGCCTAGCTTTATGAAATAGATTTAGGTTTGGGTGGGGTCGCCTTTGTTGCAGGTGTTTAGTATTTTGTTGGTAAGACTAAGTGGtttattgtttgttttgttAGGTTTTACTccgtcataagtgagggttattttcaataaagttttggaggTGCCGCCtccttgtttaaaaaaaaaatgttttgattctaCAGAAATAAATGTTCTGACTCTACATTCTGAAATTAATACTTTTTCTGTATttaaactctgtaaatgctcatgtttactagtatatgttctctacttactgagttatttGATAATTCACcatttatctccacaatattttttagataaattgaatattttagctGAGAATCAAAATTATAGAGCAtggatgaaatgattttatcatagtagattaagcatagaaggtttctatgaatattaatgatttttgttaagaaaatttGTCGTGTTTTGAGGCATTGGTATTTTGGGAGTTTGATTATATTGAGGTAATTGGTTtgaaacaataaattttatatcacCTTGAAAAtttagagtctataaatatattgttggaatgtgagtttaagtgacaggaagtaactctccgactccATCCTAGACCGGGGTGTTACAGTGCATGTATGGTCCTTAAATATTAGATGACGGCAAGGTTGTTGATCACATGCGAGTCATAGGGATTGTATGAGAGCCAGGAGTAATATACAAGGCATCAACTTTGTCGGAGCCGTGACCCGAGCCAGGGGGAGAGTGACAGCAGAAGAAGCGCCGATATTCGAAACGAAGATCGGCATATCTGGAATGATGGGGACCAGAGGCGAGCAAAAGAAGGATCAGATTACTTCCAATACCGATGACCTGACCGTTTCCGCACAAGGAGAAGCAGCTGCCGAGGACAAGGAACTATTGTCCGTTGAGAAAGTATTCTCGAGCAAGGAGGTGCCTCCATGGCAAAAGCAGCTGACGTTGAGGGCCTTTGTGGTGAGCTTCGTGTTAGGGGTTCTCTTCACCTTCATCGTGATGAAGCTCAACCTGACCACTGGGATTATACCATCCCTCAACGTGTCTGCGGGGCTGCTGGGCTTCTTCTTCGTCAAGACTTGGACCAAGTTGCTAGAGAAGTCCGGGATGCTGAGGCAGCCTTTCACCAGGCAAGAGAACACCGTTATACAGACCTGCGTTGTTGCCTCCTCCGGCATTGCTTTCAGCGGTGGCTTTGGCAGTTACCTCTTTGGAATGAGTGAAGTTGTTGCCAAACAATCTACAGAGGCTAACAATgcacaaaatattaagaatcCAACTTTGGGATGGATGATTGggtttctttttgttgttaGCTTTCTCGGTCTGTTTTCCGTGGTGCCTCTTCGAAAGATTATGATTATAGACTTCAAGTTGATATATCCAAGTGGTACCGCAACTGCCCACCTTATCAACAGCTTCCATACTCCACAGGGTGCCAAGCTAGCAAAGAAACAAGTGAGAGCATTGGGGAAGTTCTTCTCCTTTAGCTTTCTTTGGGGCTTCTTCCAATGGTTTTTTACTGCAGGAGATGGCTGTGGATTTGCGAACTTCCCTACATTTGGTCTCAAAGCCTTTGATAACAGGTTTTACTTTGATTTCTCAGCTACTTATGTTGGCGTTGGAATGATCTGTCCATATCTAATCAACATATCTCTTCTTGTTGGAGCCGTTCTTTCATGGGGTATTATGTGGCCACTGATAGATGCAAGAAAGGGCTCTTGGTACTCTGCAGAGCTTAGCCCAAGCAGCCTACATGGCCTTCAAGGTTACAGGGTGTTCATAGCTATAGCCATGATCCTTGGTGATGGcctctataacttttttaaggTCCTCAGTCACACTCTATATGGTTTGTATCACCAACTATCAAACAAAGATCCGGGCACAGTTATTCCCTTATCAGGTCGATCCCCCCCTGAATTGCCTCCATCTCTGTCTTATGATGACCAACGTCGGACAGCGCTATT from Juglans regia cultivar Chandler chromosome 4, Walnut 2.0, whole genome shotgun sequence encodes:
- the LOC109021266 gene encoding probable metal-nicotianamine transporter YSL7, yielding MMGTRGEQKKDQITSNTDDLTVSAQGEAAAEDKELLSVEKVFSSKEVPPWQKQLTLRAFVVSFVLGVLFTFIVMKLNLTTGIIPSLNVSAGLLGFFFVKTWTKLLEKSGMLRQPFTRQENTVIQTCVVASSGIAFSGGFGSYLFGMSEVVAKQSTEANNAQNIKNPTLGWMIGFLFVVSFLGLFSVVPLRKIMIIDFKLIYPSGTATAHLINSFHTPQGAKLAKKQVRALGKFFSFSFLWGFFQWFFTAGDGCGFANFPTFGLKAFDNRFYFDFSATYVGVGMICPYLINISLLVGAVLSWGIMWPLIDARKGSWYSAELSPSSLHGLQGYRVFIAIAMILGDGLYNFFKVLSHTLYGLYHQLSNKDPGTVIPLSGRSPPELPPSLSYDDQRRTALFLKDQIPTWLAVAGYVTIAIISVVTLPHIFSQLKWYYIVVIYLVAPTLAFCNAYGCGLTDWSLASTYGKLAIFTIGAWAGASHGGVLTGLAACGVMMNIVSTASDLMQDFKTGYMTLASPRSMFVSQIIGTAMGCVISPCVFWLFYKAFNDLGVPGSQYPAPYALVYRNMSILGVEGFSALPKHCLTLCYVFFFAAIVINGIRDLVGKKKASFIPLPMAMAIPFYLGSYFAIDMCVGSLIIFVWRKVNKAKADAFGPAVASGLICGDGIWTLPSSILALAGVHPPICMKFLSRGTNAKVVAFLAT